The following proteins are co-located in the Penaeus vannamei isolate JL-2024 chromosome 34, ASM4276789v1, whole genome shotgun sequence genome:
- the Mccc2 gene encoding methylcrotonoyl-CoA carboxylase beta chain, mitochondrial codes for MLSRRFCRFYPSLSRCYKGQRDYHNDTASIVGSEPDRSSSEFKENEARMAALVDELRGRVHHISLGGGEKAIQRHKSKGKLLVRERIGNLIDPGTPFLELSQLAGYQLYGKEEVPAGGIITGIGKVSGVECMIVGNDATVKGGSYYPITVKKHLRAQEIAQENNLPCVYLVDSGGANLPRQADVFPDRDHFGKIFFNQANMSSKGIAQIAVVLGSCTAGGAYVPAMADESIIVRRQGTIFLGGPPLVKAATGEEISAEDLGGADLHCGKSGVTDHYALDDTHALHLARRVVRTLNRNKIPQVSLRDVKEPIFDPMDLYGIVGDNLKKTYDVREVIARVVDGSEFDEFKARYGDTLICGFARLYGYPVGIIGNNGVLFSESAVKGTHFIELCCQRKIPLIFLQNITGFMVGRDAEAGGIAKNGAKMVTAVACAKVPKFTVVVGGSYGAGNYGMCGRAYGPRFMYMWPNSRISVMGGEQAAGVLAQITREQRRREGKEWTEQEEFALKAPIIKRFEAEGSPYFSSARLWDDGVIDPVETRHVLGLSLSASLNAPIPKTDFGVFRM; via the exons ATGTTGAGTAGACGATTTTGTCGTTTTTATCCGAGTCTCAGTCGCTGTTACAAGGGACAGAGAGATTACCACAATGACACAGCGAGCATCGTCGGTTCGGAACCAGACAGGTCGTCGTCGGAATTTAAG GAAAATGAGGCCCGAATGGCAGCTCTGGTGGACGAACTCCGGGGACGTGTCCACCACATTTCGCTTGGTGGCGGAGAAAAGGCCATCCAGAGGCACAAGAGCAAAG GAAAGCTTTTGGTGCGAGAGAGGATCGGCAACTTGATCGACCCTGGGACCCCATTTCTAGAGCTGTCACAGTTAGCTGGATATCAGTTGTATGGCAAAGAGGAGGTGCCGGCTGGAGGCATCATTACTGGTATCGGCAAAGTCTCAGG GGTTGAGTGCATGATTGTGGGCAATGATGCCACAGTGAAGGGAGGAAGCTACTATCCCATCACAGTCAAGAAGCACCTACGAGCCCAGGAGATCGCACAGGAGAACAACCTGCCCTGTGTCTACCTGGTGGACTCTGGCGGTGCAAACCTCCCTCGGCAAGCGGATGTCTTCCCTGACCGTGACCACTTCGGCAAGATCTTCTTCAACCAGGCCAACATGTCTTCCAAGGGGATTGCACAG ATTGCTGTTGTTCTCGGGTCTTGCACAGCAGGAGGAGCCTACGTGCCTGCAATGGCTGATGAGTCGATCATCGTGCGTCGGCAGGGAACCATATTCTTAGGGGGTCCTCCTCTCGTCAAAGCAGCCACAGGAGAGGAGATTTCAGCTGAGGACCTTGGAGGAGCGGATCTCCACTGTGG GAAATCAGGGGTGACAGATCACTATGCCTTAGATGACACGCACGCCCTGCATTTGGCGAGGCGGGTTGTGAGGACTCTTAACCGCAACAAAATACCTCAG GTATCTTTGCGTGATGTGAAGGAGCCGATCTTCGACCCCATGGACCTTTATGGTATTGTGGGTGACAACCTCAAGAAGACCTACGATGTCAGGGAGGTTATTGCACGTGTAGTGGATGGATCGGAGTTTGATGAGTTTAAG GCTCGCTATGGTGACACGCTTATCTGTGGTTTTGCTCGCTTGTATGGGTATCCTGTAGGCATCATCGGCAATAATGGTGTCCTATTCTCCGAGTCTGCGGTGAAGGGCACTCACTTCATTGAACTTTGCTGCCAGAGAAAAATACCCCTGATCTTCTTGCAAAACATTACTG GCTTCATGGTTGGCCGAGATGCGGAGGCTGGTGGCATCGCTAAAAATGGAGCCAAGATGGTCACAGCTGTGGCCTGCGCAAAGGTCCCCAAGTTCACAGTCGTCGTTGGGGGTTCATATGGGGCTGGCAACTATGGCATGTGCGGCAGAGCCTATGG ACCACGGTTTATGTACATGTGGCCCAACAGCCGCATCAGTGTGATGGGGGGAGAGCAAGCAGCAGGTGTGTTGGCACAGATCACGAGGGAACAGCGACGTCGTGAGGGGAAAGAG TGGACTGAGCAAGAGGAGTTTGCACTCAAGGCCCCCATTATCAAACGCTTTGAGGCTGAGGGATCTCCATACTTTTCCAGTGCTCG TCTCTGGGATGATGGAGTGATCGACCCTGTGGAAACAAGACACGTTCTAGGCCTGTCCTTGTCTGCCTCTCTGAATGCTCCCATCCCCAAAACAGACTTTGGTGTATTCAGAATGTAA